The DNA window TTTACCTTAAGATTATAGTCTTTGTTATAGTCTTTGGTTTTAAATTTTAAGTTGTAGTTTTGCATTTTTAGTTTTTAGCTTTAAGTTTTTCAAGAGAAGTTTACAAATTTGCCAAAGTTTAGTTAATTATAAGATTCACGCCGAAGAAGGTAATAAGTATAGATAACAATAAGTTCATCACCCAATTACAGATCGATATCTAAATCACTTCATAAATTACTGAAGGGGATTGATGGTTATAAAATCTCTGGGATGATTTGGGATGCAGTAGACCTTTTGTCCATTACCTTAAGGATTGGTTTTGTTTTTCTTATCTCCCTATAGGGTGTAAGGCTTCCAAATGGAACCATCTTTATTAAACAAGGAATAGAAAAAATGGCAAAAAGCTCATTTCCTATCCCATCTATTTTATAATTCCCATATTCCTCTATCTCTACATCAATGTGGTCATCAAATATATTAAGGGAATAATCGCCAAATAGTCCATAGTTAAAGAGCATTTCTTCAATATCTCCTATATTATAAATCTCATCTTTGGCCTTTAGGCTAAGCTCATATCTTCCGTGAGGGATGATATTCTTTGAAAAGCCAAAACTACAGGGTTTTGTTTCTCTTATGGTTACAAGGTCATCCAATAAATACCTTACAAATGGCGTTGACCTCTTTACAAGGTTTGTTATAACGAGCCTTCCTTTTCCTGTTTCTCCAATATATTTGAGGTTCTCATCAAAGAGCTCAACATAATATGCAGGTAAAATATGCTTTTTGGAACAAGGGCAGGTTAGGGTAAAAAATCCCTCAACTGTAGCATAAGTATTGATATGGATAATCCCAAAATGCTCTTGTATCCTTGAAACACGGGAATTTGAGCAAAGTTCTGCAGTAGATAAGAGAAGCTTAAGTTTTTTTAAGACATCTTCATATTCGTGAGGGTAATCTTCTTTTACAATCCACATCCAGGAAAGAAAGTCTATGGGTGTTCCAGCGATAATGGATGGTTTAAGCCTTACAATTGCCCTGGCAATAC is part of the bacterium genome and encodes:
- a CDS encoding phenylacetate--CoA ligase family protein; amino-acid sequence: MKERSFDKIKREALLGFLKRKAMKPLEMARYAYKNTLFYKNLYKEMPSDFKSLPLVRKEMVKEASPYDLLSKVLKNKVMWYGETTGSMGSPTPSFYTEKEFAGAYLLSLISPYNKVLKDILKENRTAINGLTLEFTIAGASFADLLVKNGALVANVGARSTIGPPERIARAIVRLKPSIIAGTPIDFLSWMWIVKEDYPHEYEDVLKKLKLLLSTAELCSNSRVSRIQEHFGIIHINTYATVEGFFTLTCPCSKKHILPAYYVELFDENLKYIGETGKGRLVITNLVKRSTPFVRYLLDDLVTIRETKPCSFGFSKNIIPHGRYELSLKAKDEIYNIGDIEEMLFNYGLFGDYSLNIFDDHIDVEIEEYGNYKIDGIGNELFAIFSIPCLIKMVPFGSLTPYREIRKTKPILKVMDKRSTASQIIPEIL